The uncultured Fretibacterium sp. genome includes the window GAAGCCGGACTACGTGATCCGCGAGAACTTTTTCGTGGGGATGATCACGGACATCTTCATGAACATGAGCGACTACAGGGGCAAGACCATCCAGTACGAGGGGTTCGTCCTGCCCATCACGGCGGAGAACTTCGGCGAGGGGCCGGAGAAGTTCGCTGTCGTGCGCATCGCCGTCTGCTGCGGCCCGGACGACATGCCCATCGGCTTTGCCTGCATGGGGAAGGACGCCCCTCCGGAGAACGCCTGGGTGCGCGTCACTGGGGTACTGCAGGAGCGGGATCTGAACAACGGAGAGCCCCCTTATCCCTATCTCGACGTGCAGGAGCTGGAGGTCCTGACGAAGCGCGGCAAGCAGAAGGTAGCCATGTGATGACGGGGCCCGGGCACCGCGTGCTGAACTTCATGCTCATCGGGGCCCTGACGCGCTCGCTCCCCGCCGCCCTCTTCGGCCTCTTGGGCAGCGCGTTTCCCGATACGGTCGAATACCTGATCTGGGGCGCCGGGCGAAACCGGCACCATCGCAGGAGCTCGCACTGGATCGTCCTGTGGCTGGCGGGCTTTCTCTTTTGTTTCCTCGCGGGGGCGAAGCGCACGGTGCCGAGCCTTTCGGGGCTCGCCGCGGCGAGCCCCGAGTCGGTCTGGGGGTGCGCCGCCTTCTGGTTTCTGGGCTGCGTGCTCCATGTGCTGGGCGACGCCTGCTGCGGCAAGGTCCCCCTGTTCGTCCCCTGGAGGAGGCGATTCGGGTTCCGCGTCTTCGAGATGTCGCCGCGACGCGGCGAGATGAGCCGGGGCGAGCTGGTCTTCGTCGCCTTCACATCCCTTTCGGCGCTGGGGGCCTGGCTGAGCCGGGGAGTCCTGCTCTGATCCGTCCGGGAACGCCCGGACAGGACGCCGAACGCCTCTCCGCAGTATTGTGTATGCAAATCGATGACCCCGCAAAAACAACCTCGAAATTCTGTGCTGGAGATCGCGCTCTCCGCAGGGAGATGAGCCCATGAGGTCCGAATTGAAGCTGTTCGAGGAACAAAGAGTCCGAAGCGTTTGGGATGAGGAGAGGGAAACATGGTACTTCTCCATCGTCGATGTGTGTCAGGTTCTGACGGACAGCTCCGACGGCAGGAAGTATTGGAACAAGCTGAAACAGCGTCTCAAAGAGGAAGGCAATGAAACGGTGACGAATTGTCACCAGTTGAAAATGCCTGCGGCCGACGGCAAAATGCGCCTGACGGACGTTGCCGATACGGAGCAGCTTCTACGGTTGATCCAATCCATCCCATCCCCTAAGGCCGAGCCCTTCAAAACGTGGCTTGCCATGGTCGGCAAAGAACGCCTCGATGAAATCGCCGACCCTGAGCTTGCGTTCGACAGGGCTGTTGAAACGTATCGCGCAAAAGGGTACTCCGAAGCATGGATCAATCAGCGCCTCAAATCCATTGAGATCCGTAAGGAGCTCACGGC containing:
- a CDS encoding metal-dependent hydrolase codes for the protein MTGPGHRVLNFMLIGALTRSLPAALFGLLGSAFPDTVEYLIWGAGRNRHHRRSSHWIVLWLAGFLFCFLAGAKRTVPSLSGLAAASPESVWGCAAFWFLGCVLHVLGDACCGKVPLFVPWRRRFGFRVFEMSPRRGEMSRGELVFVAFTSLSALGAWLSRGVLL
- a CDS encoding BRO family protein — its product is MKLFEEQRVRSVWDEERETWYFSIVDVCQVLTDSSDGRKYWNKLKQRLKEEGNETVTNCHQLKMPAADGKMRLTDVADTEQLLRLIQSIPSPKAEPFKTWLAMVGKERLDEIADPELAFDRAVETYRAKGYSEAWINQRLKSIEIRKELTAEWRRSGLETNRDYAILTNEITKAWSGLSVSEYKRHKNLKKENLRDNMTNLELVLNMLAEASTTEISKAVSPQGFEESRAAAREGGAIAGRARQEIEVRTGSKVVSPANAKTTEALDTKVDTKEEG